The Stackebrandtia nassauensis DSM 44728 genome includes the window TGGACACCCCGGCGCGCTGCGGGACCTGCTGGGCCTGACCGTCGACGAGTTCTGGCCGCTCCCGGCCGGTGAACGCGTCGCACTCGACCAGCCCGGAGCCTACGGAACCGTATGGCGCGACTGGATCGTCCCCTCCGGCGCGGACGTCGAGATCCGTTACGCGGACGGGGAACTGGCCGGACGTCCGGCCGTTACTCGGCACGGAAACACCTGGTACCTGTCCACTCTGCCCGACCCGGCGACCCTGTCCGGCATCCTGCGCCGCGCGCTGACGGCGGCGTCGGTGACCCCGGTCGGCCAAGCCACCCCCGGCGTCGAACTGTGCCGCCGGGGGCCGTACCTGTTCGCCCTCAACCACACCGACGCGACCGCCACCGTGACCTCGGTCGGCGACCGCGTGGACCTGCTGTCCGGCAAGAAGTATTCCGACCATGTCGACCTCGGCCCCCTCGAGGTCGTCTGCCTGTCCCCGGAGGACTCATGAAACGACGCCACCTGCCCGCCCTGGCCGCGGCGGCCCTGATCGGCCCGGCGCTGGCGGTCCCCGCCACCGCCCGGCCGTCCCGCCCCGGCCCCGACGACTTCGCCAACGTGCTCGACCTGCACGGTGTCCCCACAGCCGCCAAACCCCCGGACGACAACAACCCGATCAGCGTGTTCGCCGACCGGGGCGCCTGGCACGCCTACGCCCTGCCAACGGCGTCCGACACCGACGAACTCGGCGGCTTCACCGGCCCGCTGTACATCGCGCAGGAGTACCCGTGGTGGCTGTCGCGGGCGTTCACGAGACTGCGCGTCACCGACGCCGCCACCGGCGAGGCGCTGAACCTCGGCGACGACGCCAAGCCCACAGTGGATGCCTACCCCGGCAGGCTGGTGCAGTCCTTCGATGTGGACGGCGTGCGGATCAGCCTGGAACTGCGGTACGCCTCGAACCGGACCGCGTTCGTCCGCGCCATGCTCACCAACCGGGGCGGCAAGACCCGCGACCTGACCGTGTCGTGGACCGGAACCCTGCTGCGGCACGACGAGGAACCCATCAAGAGCGCCCCGAGCCTGCACCGCACCGACACCGGCGTCGCGGTCGGTTTCGCGGAGGTCCGCGAGATCTGGGACTACTTCTCCAGCACGGAAACCCGGTTCGAGGTGCGGCACGCTGACCCGGTGAACACCACGGTGGACGGCGACGCCTACGTCACCACACTGGACGAGACGGTGCGGCTGCGTCCCGGTTCCCGGCGGTCGCTGACCTGGACCGAGACCTACACCTTCACCAGTGCCGAACGCGACACGGAGTCCGCGACGGTCGCCAAGGTCCTCGACCACCCCGGCCGCTACGCCGAACGCGCCGACAACCGTTGGCGCGACTACATCTCCCGGGCCCTCGACGAGGTGACCGCCGATCGTCGGCCGCTGGCGGTCAAGTCGGTGCAGACCCTGGTCACGAACTGGCGCAGCCCGGCCGGTCGCCTGAAGTCCGACGGCATCACCCCGTCGATCTCCTACATCTGGTTCACCGGCGGCCTGTGGTCCTGGGACAGCTGGAAACACGCCGTCGGTGTCGCCCGCTTCGACCCGAAGCTGGCCCGCTCCGTCGTGGAGTCCATGTTCGACCATCAGCGCGCCGACGGCATGATCCCCGACTGCGTGTTCTACAACAACATCGCCGACGGCGGCGGCAACTGGAACGAACGCAACACCAAACCGCCGCTGGCCGCCTGGGCGGTGTGGCAGGTGTACCAGCACGACCGCGACCGGGACTTCCTGCGCCGCATGTATCCCAAGCTCGTGGCCTACCACGAGTGGTGGTACGCCGCCCGCGACCACGACGGCAACGGGATCGCCGAGTACGGCGCGACCGTCGACCCCGGCAACGACACCGACGAGGCGGTCATCGAGGCGGCGGCCTGGGAGAGCGGCATGGACAACGCGCCCCGCTTCGACGTCGACAAGGGAGTGTCGGTGCTGCGCAACGAGGACGACGGCGAGCTCGTCGGCTACTCGATCAACCAGGAGTCGGTCGACCTCAATGCCTACCTGTACCAGGAGAAGCGGATCCTGGCCGACATCGCCGAGGCCCTGCACCGCCCCGGCGACGCCGACACCCTCAACCGCGACGCCAAACGCATCCGCGGCTACGTTCGCGAGCACATGTATACCGACGGCTTTTTCTACGACGCCGACATCGACACCAAGACACCGGTCCACAGGGGCAAGGGCATCGAGGGCGCCATCCCCCTGTGGACCGGTGTGGCCTCGAAGACCCAGGCGGCGTCGGTGCGCGACGCGCTCATGGACCCGGACATGTTCCGCACCAAGGTCCCGCTGCCCACCGCCTCCCGCGACAACCCGGACTTCAGTCCCACGGAGTACTGGCGCGGCCCGGTCTGGCTCGACCAGGCGTACTTCGCGATCGGCGGTCTGCACCGCTACGGCTTCCACGCGCAGGCCCGGCAGCTCACCGACGAGCTGATCACCAACGCCGACGGCATGGTCTCCGACCAGCCGATCCACGAGAACTACAACCCGCTGACGGGCGAACGTCTCAACGCCCCCAACTTCAGCTGGTCGGCGGCGGCGATACTGCTGCTGGTCAGAGGCGAGTAGCGGCGCCCCATGCGGCGGTGCGGGAAGCGATCGCTTCCCGCACCGCCGCTCGGCCTGTCTAGGGCTTGTCGCCGACGCAGGCGCGTTCCAACCGCACCTGCTTGGGCATGTTCCAGCCGAGCACACCGGTGATCACGCCGTCGGTGAGGTATCGCGCGACGAACTTGTCCTCGGCGAGGTCACCGTGGACGATCGCCACCTCGCTGTCGGTCGGGAAATGGCCGTACGCCTGGATCTTGACGTCGAACTGGTCGGTCCAGAAATAGGGGATCGGGTCGAACGCCTTTTCCTGTCCCAGCAGGTTGCGGGCCGCGGCCATGCCCTGCTCGGTCGCGTTCATCCGGTGCTCGACCCGCATCGACAGACCGAACCGGGGATTGAACCACCGCGCCACATCCCCGGCCGCGTAGACGTCCGGCGAGGCCTGGCACATGGAATCGCACACCACCCCGTCGTCCACATGCAACCCGGAATCGGCCAGCCAGCCGGTGTTGGGTGTCGACCCGACCGCGATCAACACCACGTCGGCGTCCAGCACCGAACCGTCGTCGAGTTCGACACCGGTGACCGCGTCATCGCCGCGCAGCCCGGTGACGGCGGTGTTGAGCCGCAGCCCGACCCCGTGCGCGCGGTGCATCTGGGCGACGCGCTGCCCGATCCGTTCCCCGAACTGCCGCAACATCGGCACGGGCAACGGATCGACGACGGTGACGTCGGCGCCCCGCGTCCGCGCGGACGCGGCCACCTCGGCACCGAGGAACCCCGCGCCGATCACCACCAGCCGGGTGGACTCGGTGATCGCGTCGCGCAACCGCAGCGCGTCGTCCAGGGTGCGCATGACGTGCACGCCCGCCATCCCGACGCCGATGGGCAGCCGTCGGGGCGCGACCCCGGTGGCGATGATCAGGCCGTCGTATCCGAGCGTCTCACCGTCGCGCAGCTTGACGGTCCGCGCGCCGGTGTCGAGCCCGGTCGCGGTCGTACCCAGTCGCAGGGTGATCTCGGACCGCCGCAGTGCCGCCTCGTCGCGCAACGTGATCTTCTCCGGCTGCCAGGTTCCAGCGAGGATCTGTTTGGACAGTGGTGGCCGATCGTATGGGGGACAGGTCTCGTCACCCACCACGATGATCGGTCCATCGTGTCCTTCGCGGCGCAGGGTGTCGGCGGCGGTGAGTCCCGCCGCCGAGGCGCCCACGACGACGATGCGTCGTCCCATCATTCCTCCACCTGAATGGCGTGAGTCGGGCACAGCAGCGCTGCTTCGCGCACCGCGTCGTGTGTTTCGCCCGGGGGCTCCGGTTGGAGCAGTTCGACGATACCGTCCGTCTCGCGCTGGTCGAAGACGGCGGCGGCGACGAGTACACATTGTCCGGCACCGACGCACTTGTCGGTGTCTGCCTTGACGTGCATGGGTTCAGGCCTCCCAGGTGACCGGGAGTCCGTGCACGCCGTAGATGAGCATGTCGGTGCGCAGCGCCACCTCCTCGGGTTCCACCGCCAGCCGCAGTGTCGGGAACCGCTGGAACAGTGCCGGGAACGCCACCTCCATCTCCACCCGCGCCAGCTGCTGGCCCAGGCACTGGTGGATGCCGTGCCCGAAGGCGACGTGGCCGGCGGTGGGACGCAACAGGTCGAGGGTGTCGGGGTCGGCGAAGTGTTCCGGGTCGCGGTTGGCCGTCGGCACCGAGACCGTCACCGACTCACCCGCGCGGATCAGCTGTCCGTCCATTTCGGTGTCCTCGAGGGCGGTCCGCACCGTGAACGGGATGATGCTGAGGTAGCGCAGCAGTTCCTCGACGGCGTGCCCGGTGATTCCCGGATCGGCCTTCAGGGCGGCGAGCTGGATGGGGTGGCTCAGCAGTGCGAAAGTGCCCAGGGCGATCATGTTGGCGGTGGTGTCGAGTCCGGCTCCCAGCAGCGAGAAGCCGATGTTGACCAGTTCGACGTCGGTGAGGTCGCTTTCGGTCAGTCCACTGAGCAGGTCGTCGGTGGGGTGTTCGCGTTTGGCCTGCACCAGTTCGGCGACGTAGCCGTGCACCACGGCGTAGGTGGCGGCGAGCTCCTCCGGCGGCACGTTCAGTCGGAACAGGCTCAGTGCCTGTTGCTGGAAGCGTTCCCGCTCGGCGTAGGGGACGCCCAGCAGCTCACACATGACCTGCGCCGGAAGCGGTTGCGCCAGCGCCGTCACCAGGTCCGCCGGTGGGCCCTGTCGTTCCATGGCGTCCAGGTGCGTGGTGGTGACCTCGCGGACGTGCTCGGTGAGGGTGCGCATCCGCCGCACCGTGAACTGTCCGGTGAGGAGCTTGCGG containing:
- a CDS encoding NAD(P)/FAD-dependent oxidoreductase, with the translated sequence MGRRIVVVGASAAGLTAADTLRREGHDGPIIVVGDETCPPYDRPPLSKQILAGTWQPEKITLRDEAALRRSEITLRLGTTATGLDTGARTVKLRDGETLGYDGLIIATGVAPRRLPIGVGMAGVHVMRTLDDALRLRDAITESTRLVVIGAGFLGAEVAASARTRGADVTVVDPLPVPMLRQFGERIGQRVAQMHRAHGVGLRLNTAVTGLRGDDAVTGVELDDGSVLDADVVLIAVGSTPNTGWLADSGLHVDDGVVCDSMCQASPDVYAAGDVARWFNPRFGLSMRVEHRMNATEQGMAAARNLLGQEKAFDPIPYFWTDQFDVKIQAYGHFPTDSEVAIVHGDLAEDKFVARYLTDGVITGVLGWNMPKQVRLERACVGDKP
- a CDS encoding MGH1-like glycoside hydrolase domain-containing protein, whose product is MKRRHLPALAAAALIGPALAVPATARPSRPGPDDFANVLDLHGVPTAAKPPDDNNPISVFADRGAWHAYALPTASDTDELGGFTGPLYIAQEYPWWLSRAFTRLRVTDAATGEALNLGDDAKPTVDAYPGRLVQSFDVDGVRISLELRYASNRTAFVRAMLTNRGGKTRDLTVSWTGTLLRHDEEPIKSAPSLHRTDTGVAVGFAEVREIWDYFSSTETRFEVRHADPVNTTVDGDAYVTTLDETVRLRPGSRRSLTWTETYTFTSAERDTESATVAKVLDHPGRYAERADNRWRDYISRALDEVTADRRPLAVKSVQTLVTNWRSPAGRLKSDGITPSISYIWFTGGLWSWDSWKHAVGVARFDPKLARSVVESMFDHQRADGMIPDCVFYNNIADGGGNWNERNTKPPLAAWAVWQVYQHDRDRDFLRRMYPKLVAYHEWWYAARDHDGNGIAEYGATVDPGNDTDEAVIEAAAWESGMDNAPRFDVDKGVSVLRNEDDGELVGYSINQESVDLNAYLYQEKRILADIAEALHRPGDADTLNRDAKRIRGYVREHMYTDGFFYDADIDTKTPVHRGKGIEGAIPLWTGVASKTQAASVRDALMDPDMFRTKVPLPTASRDNPDFSPTEYWRGPVWLDQAYFAIGGLHRYGFHAQARQLTDELITNADGMVSDQPIHENYNPLTGERLNAPNFSWSAAAILLLVRGE
- a CDS encoding ferredoxin — encoded protein: MHVKADTDKCVGAGQCVLVAAAVFDQRETDGIVELLQPEPPGETHDAVREAALLCPTHAIQVEE
- a CDS encoding cytochrome P450 is translated as MTAPSPVSALPTARAAGRPFDPPEGLTELRERAPLSRMTYPDGHEGWVVTSHALVRQVLSDPRFSIRPELRHLPISGVPGGDNPQPAQPGFFGSMDPPDHTGYRKLLTGQFTVRRMRTLTEHVREVTTTHLDAMERQGPPADLVTALAQPLPAQVMCELLGVPYAERERFQQQALSLFRLNVPPEELAATYAVVHGYVAELVQAKREHPTDDLLSGLTESDLTDVELVNIGFSLLGAGLDTTANMIALGTFALLSHPIQLAALKADPGITGHAVEELLRYLSIIPFTVRTALEDTEMDGQLIRAGESVTVSVPTANRDPEHFADPDTLDLLRPTAGHVAFGHGIHQCLGQQLARVEMEVAFPALFQRFPTLRLAVEPEEVALRTDMLIYGVHGLPVTWEA